Part of the Lagenorhynchus albirostris chromosome 19, mLagAlb1.1, whole genome shotgun sequence genome, GGGAGAGGGTTGTGAGGGTTGGTAAGGTTCTTGTCCGTTGTGCCCCCTCTCCGGATGCAAACTGATTCCGACTGAACTGAGGATGCCCGCTTCGCGCCAGTCCGCAGTCCCTGTGCGCATGCGCTATTGCCCGGCGTTTTCCAtacctccccaaagcccctcATATGCTAATCAATGCGCTCCGGAGTATGGCCCCTCCGGGGAATATGCAAATCAGCTCTTCCATCGCCCGAGGCCTCCCATTGTCCCGCGCTAAGGTTATGCAAATGACCAGGCCTCAGGTCCAGGATCCAGGCAGAGCTggtacccccaccccaccccacccccagcgcATCCCATTTTCTGTAAGGCGCGTTCACGATCGATCACGCACGCGCAAGCCTTGCAGTTTCTCGTTCCGTCCGGCTGCGGACTGTACCAAGTAAATCCGGACAGCGAGGGGCAAGGCCCGGAACCCCCTGCGCGAGCCTTGTCGATGGCCCGACTCAGCCCCTCTTCCCACTATGCTACAGGAATGGTCTATCTCGCCGCGCAAGCGCCCTAGGCTCTTCACGCCCCTCGCACTCCCTCCTACCCCACTTGCAGCGCAGGCGCAAAGCCGGGGCGTGCAGCCGCTGCCGCCGAGCCGGAGCTGGGGCCGCCAGCGCCGGTGAGTGTCCGGGATGGAGGTGCGCGGGGCATGCTGGGAAGCGGGCACTACGGCACCGCTGCATGATGGGAGTGACGGCTCCCGTCACGGAGGAGCCGGCAGCAGTCTTGGGCCGTGACGGCTTGAGCGCGAAATCcaggctcccttttctcccccaACTCATCTCCGTGCCGTCCTGGGGCATCCTGGGAAAATGGGACGCCGTGCCCTAAAGCATTGTGGGAGTCTGTCAGCTAGCCGTTATGAGCCTGCTGAATTCTGGGATTATCCTAGCTTCTTGTGGGGAACCGTGCCTTTTGTCATACACCTTCCGCTGAGCATCCTGGAAGCTTGGAGTGCTTCGACGAAGAGCGCCTTGGAAGGTGGTCATTATAGGCCCGAGGCATCCTGGGGAAAACTGCAGCATCAGGGGGGACTGGGCCTTATGGTCCTGTCTAAGGTTTTGTTCTTGCCTCCTCTCCCTAGCGTTGTGGGAATGGGTGCCTATTATGTTCGCGCATGGCATCTTGGGAGTTGGTTGCTGTAGGCTCATGACACTGCGGGGTCTCCGGCACCGTTTGCGTTATGGTAGTGAGAGAACCTCATTTATGCCCCTCTAAGATCGTAGAAGCCTGTCTGGCCGCCATGTTCACTATAGGTATGGGACTTGGGCACCAAGGACTACCTCCATTCCTGACATCTGGAATACTCTGGAAGGGGCTTTGTGTGATGTGGGCTTGGGGAAGGGTAGGCTGCACTGGTGAGCAAAGTCTCCTGCTAATCCCATAGGAAGTTCTGATTGTCCCTGGTGTATGGTTGCCAGTTATAATATAGAacgcccagttaaatttgaatttcaggttaACAACAAAGAACTATTTAATATACCCATGTTCCATGCAGTATTTGAGGTGTACACTTCTAAAAGACTCTATctggaattcaaatttaactgggtattgtatacttttatttactaaatctgGCAACCTATCCNNNNNNNNNNNNNNNNNNNNNNNNNNNNNNNNNNNNNNNNNNNNNNNNNNNNNNNNNNNNNNNNNNNNNNNNNNNNNNNNNNNNNNNNNNNNNNNNNNNNNNNNNNNNNNNNNNNNNNNNNNNNNNNNNNNNNNNNNNNNNNNNNNNNNNNNNNNNNNNNNNNNNNNNNNNNNNNNNNNNNNNNNNNNNNNNNNNNNNNNAAGGAGAAGTGCAAGAAGTTCTGGTTCTCCCACCAGAACCCAGTGGGAGCTTGGTGGGCAGGCCACGCCACGTGTATGGCTGGTGCAGGGGCTGGCTGCCACACGGCTGCTGCTTAAACCCCAAGAGGGGCACGGTGCCTTGTGCTGAGAGTGTAGACAGGTATTGGAGCCCGAACTGCTGCTGGAGGGGTTCCAGCAGGAGCCTAAGGCAAGGTGAgtcccttctcccctcttccGACCTTCCTTCTTCCCATACCTCTTGTGGGATGAACTTAAGGAAGCCAGCTTTCCAGGGAGTCTGGGAAGCGTAGCTGCAGAAAGCCCAGCCTCATGGAGCAGCGTGGAAGGGTgggctgaggctgagaaacaggTAAACGACTGGGCGCAGTCAAGGAGTTCTTGAGCCTCCACGGTAAGCGCTGTCCTAGGTGCTGGGGATGAAGCAATGAGGGAGACAACCCACTTGCCCTCAGAAGCTTGGCTTCTAGAGGAGGGACACAGATGATGACAGAAACACAGGTGTGATAATTCCAAGTGTTGAAGAGTGCTGGGAATAAACTAAATCAGGCTAAGGGTTGGAGGTGCTGTCCTCTGAAGTGGCAGGTATCGAGACCTGAATAATGAGGAGGAAGACTTGCAAAGTTCTGGGtaagagggaacagcaagtgcaaaggctctgaggcagatGCCAGCCTGGCACGTGTGGCTAGAGTGTAGTGAAAAAGACAGAACCGGGAGGGAGTTGAAATTGCTTAGTGGGCTGGGACCTCGTCATTGTTGGGTTTTGTGGGCCTGGGTAAGGCCTTTGGATGTTACTTATGGGATGCTGTTGGAGGGTTTTGAATGAGGAGTGATGTAAGCTGACTTACATATACACAGGGGGTGGTCTGTCGTAGAGAGActggaagggtggggggagcagtAGTGGTAGCAGACCCAGCCCCCTGCTGTCTCCTTGCTCTGCCATCCTGTTGTCGCtctcatggtccaagatggctggATACCATGTCCACGTTCCAGGCGGGAAGGTCGAGGAAAGGCCGGTTCCTTTCTGAAGCTGGAGGACTCTACCCAGGAATTGAGTCAGAgctcagtcacatggccacatctaGCCGCAAGGAAATCTGGGAAATGCTGTCTTTGTAGCCACCGTGTGCCTAGCTAATGAGTGGGAGATAGCTCACTCTCTACCATATCCATCTCACCTGTGGGCTTTCAGAATATCCCTCAATTCAAACAGAGTCTGTGATTATTGTATGCAGGGCGATTATTGTATGCAGATCGACCGTCGTCTctaggggcagggcaggtaaTGCAAGGGAGTAAAACTGGTCCAGTGGAACTCAGCCCAGGGTTGGGTCTTTCAAGAGCTGAAAATAGGATCTTAATGGAATATCTCCCTGTGTTGGCCAAATACAACAGGAAACAGAAGGTATCTCTGTTTGACTCCAAACCAGTTTCCCCACAGGGCCAGGCCAGGTCTGCCCTGAGCTCTCCACTCCCCATGCCCTTATGTTCTCTGGGAATTCCTGCTCAAAAGCCAGAGTTCCTTGTTTAGACATTTTATTATGGACCTTTTGTTTTCAGATACTACTTCTGTTAGTTTATTCATGCCATCTCACCTACACATACAAAAAATATTCCGTGACCAGAATGgtacataaaattatttcaatgaaCAATAAATTAtctggggaggaggaaggcagaGCCATCCAATGCCACGGCCCCACCTTGAGTGGGAAAGGCTGGCAGGGGGTGGGAAGAGACAAGGGCCCAGTTTGCAACCCTCACGTGACTCAGTGCCGCCTCCGACTTTGCTGTCCCATCCCCAAAGGCTCAAGTTGCTCCACGTGTGGGACCCATTCGGTGGCATTACAGGCAGGCAACACCTCACTTTCCCTCCCCGATTCAGGCCCAGATCCAGGCACTTGGCTCTTGCAGCCCCATTGCCTCCACCTGGGAAGAATTAATGGTGATAACACAATCTGCAGCTAGTTATGATTTCAAACTATTTCATTGGGAACGAGGAAGATACAAATAACaaacttccctctttctttctttctcactatTGTTTGATTTTACTGTTTCCCTGAAGGCTTTTGTGTCCTCCAAAGACGGAAGCTCTAAATGAGCATCTTCTGGGTCCTATTGATCAGGAGTCCTTTGCCTTTCCAGGGAGGAAAGTaactccctcccatcccctatCAGATGGGTGTCCCAGCAGCCGCAGGGCTTCCCTTGCCCTAGGGAGGGCTGGAGCCACACTCAGAGCTCCCCCCGGGCATGCCGGATGTAGTGCTGATGCAGCCCTGCTTCCTGGGCAAAGTCCTGCCCGCACTCAGTGCAGGCGAAGGGGCCAGGAAGGGGGCGGGCCTCGTGCGCCTGGCGATGCCGCCTCAGAGAAGCGGCCTGCCCAAAGGTCTTGCCACAGTCGGGACAGGGGAAGGTGGGTGGCGTGGTGGTGGGCGCAGCCGGCTGGGAGGGCCTGGCCGCTGGACCGTGGCTGCGCTGGTGGGTGATCAGGGccttggaggaggggaaggagcgGGCGCACGTGAAGCAGATGAAGAGGACCCCCTGCAGCTTCTGGGCCACGAAGTCCGCTGGGTGCTCCCGCTTCATGTGACGCTCCTGGAACTTGGAGTCTGCGAAGGTGATGAGGCAGCGGGTGCACTGCAGGGCCCCCAAGTGGCCTGAGGGACATGAGGAGAGGTTGGGGGAGGCCAGCAGGAGTCTCGAgggcctctcccagcctcagaaTCGCACCAACAGTGAGCATGCagggcttactatgtgccaggtgctatgcCGGGCCTGGACAGCAGACTTACTGGACCTGTTTTACGGATGAGCAGACTGAGGCTCAaaaaggttaggtaacttgccgaCCGTCATGAAGCTAGGAAATGAAATGGCGGAGTCGGGACTGGAACCCGGGGAGTCCGCCCTTCCTACAGAGCCATGTGATTAGAGCACAGCCTCGAGCCAGACCGCCTGGAACTGACTCCCGGTTCTACCACTTCCGAGGCAAGTAGAAACGGCgttttcatctggaaaatggggtaaCGACCATATCAGTATCTACTTTACAGGGCTGTTGTAAGGAATAAACGAATTAACGTAtaaaaagtgcttagaacagtgctacACGATGGTTTGCAAAAATTATTGTTGAGACAGAAAAGAAGCCCCACAGCTAGGAGCTGGCCTGGCACTCACAGCTAGGCCTCGGTGTTCTGTTCGGCATAAACAATTTCACAGAACGTCGTCAGACAGGGCCATGCTGTGACTGAGACGAATCAAGACAAGACCATGCCGTGATGCCTTCTACACACAGACAAAACGTGAACACTGTCCAAGCCACGAAGATGGCCAGACACCCTCCCCCGGCCCGTCATGGCTAATATGAGTGCCTGCTGCTGTTTTGCCAATTACACCTGGAGCCTTGCTTTGTTCCTCCCTCCTTCTAGGTTTAAGATAGCCAGCCATGTGATTGCCCCTGCTTCCTGGCACCATCCATCCACAGCAAAACCCCTTTCTTGAACCCTTCCCCAAATCACCTACCACAGCCTAAATCCTGTAATAAGTCCTTTCTTATTAGTGAGATGCCCCACGGTATGTGTGCTTCCTCAGCGCAGTGAGCAATAAGCCCAACTTGGTCAACTCCAGGTGTGTTCCTGGTGGTCTCTGGCTGGAGAGCATTGACACTGTGGCTTTCATCGTTATAaatacttaacctctctttgcctcGGTTCCCTCATGTGAAAGTGATAATTACCAATTTCACAGAGTCTGTTAGGAGGACGGAATGAGATAACAAACGTTAAACTCTTAGAATGCACCTAGCACATAATAAGCATTCAGTAGAAGCTGTTGCTATTATCCTAGGTCAAGTTGGCTGCCTTCATTAACATTAAGCTTTCCCCTTTTCTGCCGCCAAACCCCATACCAGCCAGCCCCATGAGGTGAGTAGTGGCAAGCCCTTTTGACAGATAGGGAAACGGAGGCCCAAGTCACACTGAAAGTCTGGGGCAGAGTTGGGACTGGGGCTCTCTGCCCTTTCCCAGCCAGCTCTCCCACCCCAAGCCTCTCTGGATGCCACTCTGTGCCTCTGAACTGCATCCCATTCATGCTTATGTGGATAGAGCAGGATGGGTACGTTTGAGGGTAAtaagggtaggggtggggagtaGCAGGTCCTGGGAGAGCAGCTCAGGG contains:
- the ZNF576 gene encoding zinc finger protein 576 isoform X2 yields the protein MEDRHPKETMEQQDSSKERSPQSPGGDICHLGALQCTRCLITFADSKFQERHMKREHPADFVAQKLQGVLFICFTCARSFPSSKALITHQRSHGPAARPSQPAAPTTTPPTFPCPDCGKTFGQAASLRRHRQAHEARPLPGPFACTECGQDFAQEAGLHQHYIRHARGEL
- the ZNF576 gene encoding zinc finger protein 576 isoform X1 encodes the protein MRAPLLTRGVSVTMEDRHPKETMEQQDSSKERSPQSPGGDICHLGALQCTRCLITFADSKFQERHMKREHPADFVAQKLQGVLFICFTCARSFPSSKALITHQRSHGPAARPSQPAAPTTTPPTFPCPDCGKTFGQAASLRRHRQAHEARPLPGPFACTECGQDFAQEAGLHQHYIRHARGEL